From Patescibacteria group bacterium, a single genomic window includes:
- the rplV gene encoding 50S ribosomal protein L22 → MEITVKKMYLRVSPRKVRPVLFGIKRKNASEALAILKYAETAVSNDLYSLLKSGIAAYKDQELDTENVFVKNIKCDEGPRLKRRRIVSKGRATAIKKRMCHLTLTLSDEIEATKANNKTKSSKEEVKVEKKEANKAEKAEVNKVEKAPTTTPKADVGVPTESVGKNKKADTAKPKAKKASTKQAKE, encoded by the coding sequence ATGGAAATTACAGTTAAAAAAATGTATCTGAGAGTCTCACCAAGGAAAGTTCGTCCGGTTCTTTTCGGAATCAAGCGAAAAAATGCTTCCGAAGCATTGGCAATTCTCAAATATGCCGAAACCGCCGTTTCTAATGACCTGTATTCGCTTTTGAAATCCGGCATCGCTGCCTACAAGGATCAGGAATTGGATACAGAAAACGTTTTTGTTAAAAACATCAAGTGTGACGAAGGCCCACGGCTGAAAAGACGAAGAATTGTTTCAAAGGGCCGTGCCACAGCGATTAAGAAACGAATGTGCCACTTGACTCTTACTTTGTCTGATGAAATCGAAGCCACAAAAGCCAATAATAAAACGAAATCATCCAAAGAAGAAGTTAAAGTCGAGAAAAAAGAGGCAAACAAAGCTGAAAAAGCAGAAGTTAATAAAGTTGAAAAAGCTCCGACGACCACGCCGAAGGCGGATGTCGGAGTTCCGACCGAAAGTGTCGGAAAAAACAAGAAAGCTGATACAGCAAAGCCTAAAGCTAAAAAGGCTTCTACGAAGCAAGCAAAGGAATAA
- the rpsS gene encoding 30S ribosomal protein S19 — MSRSLKKGPYVDERVLRKVMAAKASGDRKPIKTWSRACVISPEMVGVTIAVHNGKEHIPVFIVEDMVGHRLGEFSPTRKFVRHGGKMAKEQAKAGA; from the coding sequence ATGTCACGCTCACTCAAAAAAGGCCCATACGTAGATGAACGCGTTCTTCGCAAAGTTATGGCTGCTAAGGCGTCTGGAGACAGAAAACCGATCAAAACCTGGTCGCGAGCTTGTGTTATTTCGCCTGAAATGGTGGGAGTGACAATCGCAGTCCACAATGGCAAAGAACATATTCCGGTATTTATAGTTGAGGATATGGTTGGGCACAGGCTGGGTGAATTCTCGCCTACCAGAAAGTTTGTCAGGCATGGTGGTAAAATGGCCAAAGAACAGGCAAAAGCTGGGGCATAA
- the rplB gene encoding 50S ribosomal protein L2: MPIKVIKSTSNARRQMSVLVSGVSKKAPEKSLTFGGKNTAGRNNSGRMTARNRGGGFKKLFRFVDFKQTEKLDEKAKVIAIEYDPNRTANIALIEYENGEKSYILAPEGLKEGASIVASEKAAIRTGNRMKIKNIPASTQIYNVEMVPGRGGQMVRSAGAYCILLGIDKDFAQLRMSSGEIRKTSVECFASIGAVSCSDHSNITIGKAGRVRLSGRKPHVRGKAKNPCDHPHGGGEGGTSIGLKYPKTPWGMPALGHKTRKRNKKSALLIVKKRK; this comes from the coding sequence ATGCCAATCAAAGTTATAAAATCCACAAGCAATGCCAGGCGCCAAATGAGCGTCTTGGTTTCAGGCGTCTCCAAAAAAGCTCCAGAAAAAAGCCTTACTTTTGGTGGGAAAAATACTGCCGGCAGAAATAATTCTGGCAGAATGACAGCCCGAAACCGTGGGGGCGGATTCAAAAAACTATTTAGATTTGTTGATTTCAAACAAACAGAAAAACTTGATGAAAAAGCAAAAGTTATTGCAATCGAATACGATCCAAATAGAACCGCCAACATCGCCCTTATTGAATATGAAAACGGCGAAAAGTCTTATATCCTTGCTCCAGAGGGATTAAAGGAAGGCGCAAGCATTGTTGCTTCCGAAAAAGCTGCAATTCGTACCGGAAACAGGATGAAAATCAAAAATATCCCGGCATCAACTCAGATTTACAATGTTGAAATGGTTCCTGGACGCGGCGGGCAGATGGTTCGATCTGCCGGCGCATACTGCATTCTTCTTGGCATTGACAAGGATTTTGCCCAGCTCCGCATGTCTTCTGGTGAAATTCGAAAAACTAGTGTTGAGTGTTTTGCTTCAATAGGTGCGGTTTCCTGCTCGGATCACAGCAATATCACCATTGGTAAAGCTGGCCGAGTTCGCCTTTCTGGCAGAAAACCACACGTTAGAGGTAAAGCGAAGAATCCTTGCGATCACCCGCATGGTGGTGGTGAGGGTGGAACCTCAATCGGTCTTAAGTATCCGAAAACGCCTTGGGGTATGCCGGCGCTCGGCCACAAGACTCGAAAGAGAAATAAAAAGTCAGCTTTATTAATCGTCAAGAAGAGGAAATAA
- the rplD gene encoding 50S ribosomal protein L4, giving the protein MKLKLYTKTGPSEKEITLSPVFDESLNAQHLAEYINYIRNCQRSAIADAKDRSAVSGGGKKPWRQKGTGNARAGSNRSPLWVGGGVTFGPSRDQNFSTRLNKKFRAKARYSVFGFFAKNKRLLIIDSIDIKDAKTKEAEKLLVKLGLEGKISLFLAGSEADSARAFRNLPYVAIMGKSDIDMISLTSSDFLVMTKKAYDEMFVEKGSDNDK; this is encoded by the coding sequence ATGAAACTTAAACTTTACACAAAAACCGGCCCATCTGAAAAAGAGATTACCCTCTCTCCGGTTTTTGATGAAAGCTTAAACGCTCAGCATCTTGCCGAATATATCAATTACATTCGTAATTGCCAAAGATCGGCAATCGCTGATGCCAAGGATAGAAGTGCAGTTTCCGGCGGCGGCAAGAAGCCATGGAGACAGAAAGGCACCGGGAATGCCAGAGCTGGATCGAACAGATCGCCTCTCTGGGTTGGTGGTGGAGTTACATTCGGTCCATCCCGCGACCAGAATTTTTCCACAAGGCTTAACAAGAAGTTCCGCGCCAAAGCAAGATATTCAGTTTTTGGTTTCTTTGCCAAGAACAAAAGGCTCCTTATTATCGATTCGATCGATATCAAAGATGCCAAAACCAAGGAAGCCGAAAAACTGCTTGTCAAACTCGGGCTTGAAGGAAAAATTTCACTTTTTCTTGCCGGATCAGAAGCTGACTCGGCGCGCGCATTTCGAAACCTTCCTTATGTCGCCATCATGGGTAAATCCGATATAGATATGATTTCGCTTACCTCATCTGATTTTCTCGTCATGACCAAAAAAGCTTACGATGAAATGTTTGTTGAAAAAGGAAGTGATAATGATAAATAA
- the rplC gene encoding 50S ribosomal protein L3: MPFAIAKKVGMTRVFDSEGKVFAATKLALLDLKVSQVLTEEKNGYNGVQVEFVPAPDKKNAKAKYSEFATEDAKSYKAGDNVKFDLNSGDIIEVVGTGKGKGFAGVIKRHGFSRGPMGHGSNHHRAPGSIGGGYPQRVVAGRKMPGHLGARQVMQKNLEIFDIDTNSGEILIKGSIPGPKGSKIKISVIKKAETQESTN; this comes from the coding sequence ATGCCGTTTGCAATTGCCAAAAAAGTAGGAATGACACGAGTCTTCGATAGCGAAGGTAAAGTTTTTGCTGCAACCAAGCTTGCTTTGCTCGATCTTAAAGTCTCTCAGGTCTTAACTGAAGAAAAAAATGGCTACAATGGCGTTCAGGTTGAGTTTGTCCCTGCCCCTGACAAGAAAAATGCCAAGGCAAAATATTCAGAATTTGCCACTGAAGATGCCAAATCTTATAAGGCTGGCGACAATGTTAAATTTGATTTAAATAGCGGTGATATTATAGAAGTTGTTGGTACGGGAAAAGGCAAAGGTTTTGCCGGCGTTATCAAGCGCCATGGATTTTCCCGCGGTCCGATGGGCCATGGTTCAAATCATCACAGAGCACCTGGCTCAATCGGTGGTGGATATCCACAGCGTGTTGTTGCTGGCCGCAAGATGCCAGGGCACTTAGGCGCAAGGCAAGTTATGCAGAAGAATCTTGAAATATTTGATATCGATACAAATTCTGGCGAGATTTTGATCAAAGGATCAATTCCGGGACCTAAAGGCTCAAAAATTAAAATCAGCGTTATTAAAAAGGCAGAAACACAGGAATCTACCAACTAA
- the rpsJ gene encoding 30S ribosomal protein S10 translates to MPTQAKEVKQKIRIKLKAYDNRIIDKSARLIIETVVRSGASVCGPVPLPTEVSKVTVIKSPHVHKDSREQFEMKVHKRLIDVLNPSGKTIDNLMSLDLPAGVDIEIKM, encoded by the coding sequence ATGCCAACCCAAGCAAAAGAAGTAAAACAAAAGATCAGAATTAAGCTCAAGGCTTACGACAACAGGATTATCGATAAATCCGCAAGGCTGATTATCGAAACAGTTGTCAGATCAGGCGCAAGCGTCTGTGGGCCGGTACCGCTTCCAACCGAAGTTTCCAAGGTTACCGTTATCAAATCCCCGCACGTTCACAAGGATTCCCGCGAGCAATTTGAGATGAAAGTCCACAAAAGGCTTATCGACGTCTTGAATCCATCCGGAAAGACGATCGACAACTTGATGTCCCTCGATCTTCCTGCTGGCGTTGACATTGAGATCAAAATGTAG
- the tuf gene encoding elongation factor Tu, which produces MAAEKFERTKPHVNVGTIGHVDHGKTTLTAAILKVQGDKGMARVEKFEEIDNAPEERERGITIATHHSEYETAKRHYAHVDCPGHADYVKNMITGAAQMDGAILVVSAADGPMPQTREHILLANQVGVPVIIVYMNKTDMVDDPELLDLVEMEIRELLTKYEYDGDNAKIIRGSALKALEGNADAVKSIDDLMNALDEAVPEPKREIDKPFLMPVEDVFSIKGRGTVATGRIDRGIVKVNDEIEIVGIKKTTKTVVTGVEMFKKMLDQGQAGDNVGVLLRGIEREDIERGQVLAKPGTITPHTEFDAEIYALTKEEGGRHSPFFKGYKPQFYIRTTDVTGEITFDKEMVMPGDTVNVQVKLIQPIAMEEGLKFAIREGGKTVGAGVVTKITK; this is translated from the coding sequence ATGGCTGCAGAAAAGTTTGAAAGAACAAAGCCTCACGTCAATGTTGGTACCATTGGTCACGTCGACCATGGTAAAACAACCCTGACTGCGGCAATCTTGAAGGTTCAAGGCGACAAAGGAATGGCGCGCGTTGAAAAGTTTGAAGAAATTGACAATGCCCCAGAAGAGCGTGAGAGAGGTATTACTATCGCTACTCACCACTCTGAGTACGAAACAGCAAAACGCCACTACGCACACGTCGACTGCCCAGGCCACGCTGACTATGTCAAAAACATGATCACCGGTGCCGCACAGATGGATGGTGCGATCTTGGTTGTGTCCGCTGCTGATGGACCGATGCCGCAAACTCGCGAGCACATTCTTCTAGCCAACCAGGTTGGCGTTCCTGTAATCATCGTTTACATGAACAAGACCGACATGGTTGACGATCCCGAGCTTCTTGACCTTGTCGAGATGGAAATCCGCGAGCTTTTGACCAAATACGAATATGATGGCGACAATGCCAAAATCATCCGCGGTTCCGCTCTTAAGGCACTCGAGGGCAATGCAGATGCTGTCAAATCAATTGATGACCTTATGAATGCTCTTGATGAAGCTGTTCCAGAGCCAAAACGTGAAATCGACAAGCCATTTCTTATGCCTGTTGAAGACGTATTTTCGATCAAAGGCCGAGGCACTGTTGCCACAGGTAGAATTGACCGCGGTATTGTAAAGGTCAACGATGAAATCGAAATTGTCGGCATCAAAAAGACTACCAAAACAGTTGTTACCGGTGTTGAAATGTTCAAGAAGATGCTTGACCAAGGCCAAGCTGGTGATAATGTCGGTGTTCTTCTTCGAGGTATCGAGCGTGAAGATATTGAGCGCGGCCAGGTGCTTGCCAAGCCGGGCACAATCACTCCTCATACCGAGTTTGATGCTGAAATCTATGCATTGACCAAAGAGGAAGGTGGACGACACAGCCCATTCTTCAAAGGCTACAAACCACAATTCTACATCCGAACCACTGATGTTACCGGTGAAATCACCTTTGACAAAGAAATGGTTATGCCAGGCGATACTGTCAACGTTCAGGTCAAGCTTATCCAGCCGATCGCTATGGAAGAAGGACTTAAGTTTGCTATCCGTGAAGGTGGCAAGACCGTTGGTGCAGGTGTAGTTACCAAGATTACCAAATAA
- the fusA gene encoding elongation factor G, with protein sequence MGRDYPLEKVRNFGTIAHIDAGKTTVTEGILYTTGRTHKIGEVHEGEATMDWMEQERERGITITSAATTAFWKNNRINIIDTPGHVDFTVEVERSLRVLDGAVVIFDGKMGVEPQSETVWRQADKYTVPRMCFINKINQTGGDFYRSLDSMRERLSPNCFPIQIPIGFEQSINGVIDLVRMKGYTYKEYHDKELTPGEVPADLKEKAEKYRQELIEKVVEFDDAMMEKYLNGEEISESELINLIRKATLTGTFYPVLGGDGRGCIVISLLDAIVDYLPSPLDVPPAKAIEPKSGEEIEIKADDNEPFAALAFKVAADPFVGKLIFFRVYRGVLKKGSYILNSSTGSKERIGRIVRLHANHREEVDEVYAGEIAAAVGLSNTTTGETLCDMEKPVILEKITFPEPVIEVAIEPKTKADQEKMGIALARLAEEDPTFRVSSNQETGQTIIAGMGELHLEILVDRMKREFKVEANVGQPQVAYRETCRKEVTQEGKYIRQTGGRGQYGHVVIKVIPQEAGKGYEFINNIVGGAIPREFINPINEGIEEAMSKGVIAGYPVVDVAVDLFDGSFHEVDSSEMAFKIAGSMAFQDGFKKADPVILEPIMKVEVLTPEDFMGDVMGDLNSKRGQILEMGDKGSVKFVHALVPLGSMFGYTTSLRSMTQGRASNTMEFEKYAEVPPHVAQQIIEGKAK encoded by the coding sequence ATGGGACGAGATTATCCACTAGAAAAAGTTAGAAACTTTGGCACTATTGCTCACATCGACGCCGGAAAAACCACTGTTACAGAGGGTATTTTGTACACCACGGGTCGAACTCACAAAATCGGCGAAGTTCACGAAGGTGAAGCTACCATGGACTGGATGGAGCAGGAGCGTGAGCGCGGCATTACTATTACATCCGCCGCTACCACCGCTTTTTGGAAGAACAATCGAATCAATATCATCGATACTCCGGGCCACGTGGACTTTACCGTAGAGGTAGAGCGCTCTTTGCGTGTTCTTGACGGGGCAGTCGTAATTTTCGATGGCAAAATGGGAGTCGAGCCGCAGTCCGAGACTGTATGGCGTCAGGCTGATAAATATACTGTTCCTCGAATGTGCTTTATCAATAAGATCAATCAGACAGGCGGTGATTTCTACCGCTCGCTTGACTCGATGCGCGAACGTCTTTCGCCGAATTGTTTCCCGATTCAGATCCCGATCGGTTTTGAGCAGTCTATTAACGGCGTTATCGATTTGGTCCGCATGAAGGGCTACACATACAAGGAATATCATGATAAAGAGCTAACACCCGGCGAAGTTCCAGCCGATCTCAAAGAGAAGGCTGAAAAGTATCGCCAAGAGCTTATCGAGAAAGTTGTCGAATTTGATGATGCGATGATGGAGAAATATTTGAACGGCGAGGAAATTTCCGAGTCCGAGCTTATCAATCTAATTCGCAAAGCGACTCTGACCGGTACTTTTTACCCGGTTCTTGGTGGCGATGGCCGTGGTTGTATCGTAATCTCACTTTTGGATGCTATCGTTGATTACCTACCCTCCCCTCTTGATGTTCCGCCAGCCAAGGCAATCGAGCCGAAATCCGGTGAGGAAATCGAGATCAAAGCCGATGATAACGAGCCATTTGCGGCACTAGCATTTAAAGTTGCTGCTGATCCGTTCGTTGGCAAATTGATCTTTTTCCGTGTTTACCGCGGCGTCCTTAAGAAGGGTTCATACATTTTAAATTCATCTACTGGTAGCAAAGAGCGCATCGGCCGAATCGTCCGCTTACATGCCAATCACCGCGAAGAGGTAGATGAGGTCTATGCCGGTGAAATCGCTGCCGCTGTCGGTTTATCAAACACCACAACTGGTGAAACTCTTTGCGATATGGAAAAGCCGGTGATTCTTGAGAAGATCACTTTCCCGGAGCCTGTTATCGAAGTGGCTATCGAGCCGAAAACCAAGGCTGACCAAGAGAAAATGGGCATCGCACTCGCGCGTTTGGCTGAAGAAGATCCGACTTTCCGCGTCTCATCCAATCAGGAAACCGGCCAGACTATCATCGCCGGTATGGGCGAGCTTCACCTTGAGATCCTTGTTGACCGCATGAAACGTGAATTTAAGGTAGAGGCCAACGTCGGCCAGCCGCAGGTTGCTTACCGCGAAACTTGCCGCAAAGAAGTCACCCAAGAAGGCAAATATATCCGCCAGACCGGTGGGCGCGGCCAATACGGACATGTTGTTATCAAGGTTATTCCACAGGAAGCCGGCAAAGGTTATGAGTTTATCAATAACATCGTTGGCGGCGCTATTCCTCGTGAATTCATCAATCCGATCAATGAAGGTATCGAAGAGGCAATGAGTAAGGGTGTGATCGCCGGATACCCGGTTGTTGACGTCGCAGTCGACCTTTTTGATGGTTCATTCCACGAAGTTGACTCGTCTGAGATGGCCTTTAAGATTGCCGGTTCGATGGCGTTCCAGGATGGTTTCAAGAAGGCTGATCCTGTGATCCTCGAGCCTATCATGAAGGTTGAAGTCCTTACCCCGGAAGATTTTATGGGCGATGTTATGGGCGACCTTAATTCGAAGCGCGGCCAGATTCTTGAGATGGGGGATAAGGGCAGCGTCAAATTTGTCCATGCGCTTGTGCCACTTGGCTCGATGTTCGGCTATACCACTTCGCTTCGCTCGATGACACAGGGTAGAGCTTCAAACACGATGGAATTTGAGAAATATGCCGAAGTTCCGCCGCATGTTGCACAGCAGATTATTGAGGGAAAAGCCAAGTAA
- a CDS encoding inorganic diphosphatase — MDYKKFLGREYNVTIDRPLGSAHPKYPDHIYPINYGYIEGIKAGDGDDIDVFVLGEDKPVESVQVKIIAIIHRTDDNEDKLVGAANDGDYFDEEIEKAVEFQEKYFKHELIR; from the coding sequence ATGGATTATAAAAAATTTTTAGGTAGAGAGTACAATGTCACAATAGATCGGCCGCTCGGCTCGGCTCATCCTAAATACCCCGACCACATTTACCCGATTAATTATGGCTATATCGAAGGGATAAAAGCCGGCGACGGCGACGATATTGATGTCTTTGTTCTTGGTGAAGACAAGCCGGTTGAATCAGTACAGGTGAAAATCATCGCTATTATCCACCGCACAGATGACAATGAAGACAAATTGGTTGGTGCCGCCAACGACGGGGACTATTTCGACGAAGAAATCGAAAAAGCCGTAGAGTTCCAAGAAAAATATTTCAAACACGAACTGATCCGGTAG
- the cyaB gene encoding class IV adenylate cyclase, with the protein MPNVEIELKYKIDDPDAVIKKLDQIDAKYVKEFRCIDTYFLVPDNAEGRKYLRVREKGDKKELAYHFVPSYARTDEWEMSIDDAKMAKEILQKIGHDIDVVVDKKRRVYIYGDSEIVIDEVVDLGNFIEIESPSISEVEKIEKLFGFKKSDRLDKCGYPDMIRERLINK; encoded by the coding sequence ATGCCAAATGTTGAAATTGAACTAAAGTACAAAATTGACGATCCTGATGCAGTTATCAAAAAGTTGGATCAAATAGACGCAAAATATGTCAAAGAGTTTCGCTGCATCGACACGTATTTTCTCGTTCCGGACAACGCCGAGGGACGCAAATATCTTAGAGTCAGGGAAAAAGGAGACAAAAAGGAACTCGCTTATCACTTCGTTCCGTCATATGCTCGGACCGATGAATGGGAAATGTCTATTGATGATGCCAAAATGGCAAAAGAAATATTACAAAAAATCGGCCATGATATAGATGTCGTTGTGGATAAAAAGCGCAGAGTTTATATCTATGGTGATTCGGAAATCGTGATTGACGAAGTAGTAGATCTCGGCAACTTTATAGAAATTGAATCACCAAGTATTTCAGAGGTTGAGAAGATTGAAAAGCTATTTGGCTTCAAAAAATCCGATCGCCTCGATAAATGCGGCTATCCCGATATGATCCGAGAACGTCTTATAAACAAATGA
- a CDS encoding alpha/beta fold hydrolase, with the protein MAKKQVVVMHGGDSFKTYEDYLNSLKTWEVRPEKFKTRYDWKISLQSVLGDDFEVFNPQMPNKYDAKYKEWKIWFERMFPFLNDDVVLIGHSLGGMFLAKYLAENDFPKKIKSLHLVAPPHNNTADCEDFRLPDSLSNIEKQAKNIFLYQSKDDPIVPYSELAVFEKQLPSAKSQVFEDRGHFNQDEFPELIGDIKSHAKC; encoded by the coding sequence ATGGCAAAGAAACAAGTGGTTGTGATGCATGGCGGGGATTCGTTCAAAACGTACGAAGACTATCTGAACTCGCTAAAAACCTGGGAAGTAAGACCAGAGAAGTTTAAAACCAGGTATGACTGGAAAATTTCACTTCAGTCCGTACTCGGCGATGATTTTGAGGTTTTCAACCCCCAAATGCCAAACAAATATGATGCGAAATATAAGGAGTGGAAAATCTGGTTTGAGCGCATGTTTCCGTTCCTAAACGACGACGTGGTTCTAATAGGCCACTCTCTTGGCGGCATGTTCCTCGCCAAATACCTGGCTGAGAATGACTTTCCGAAGAAGATCAAATCACTTCATCTGGTAGCTCCACCGCATAATAACACTGCAGATTGTGAAGATTTCAGGCTTCCAGACTCGCTTTCCAATATCGAAAAACAGGCGAAAAATATCTTCTTGTATCAAAGCAAAGACGACCCGATAGTGCCGTATTCGGAGCTTGCGGTATTTGAAAAGCAGCTGCCAAGTGCCAAATCCCAGGTCTTCGAAGACCGCGGGCACTTCAATCAAGATGAATTTCCAGAATTAATTGGAGATATAAAATCCCATGCCAAATGTTGA
- the cas2 gene encoding CRISPR-associated endonuclease Cas2 yields MKQTEMLDYFNVRFGASGISRRQISSVIYSLKRNNYVEIDNGDSVKFTNKAKIKMIDKLVLDQKDHKRRLVSFDIPETKKRQRNAFRRSIKQMGFRQIQKSLWVCDRNIGDMVEMLSKEYRVEEYVAYFVVESSNIENYIAKILSKNPGHKPVERESVNDKIQSSKYKRSSINRR; encoded by the coding sequence ATGAAACAAACAGAAATGCTTGATTATTTTAATGTTCGCTTTGGTGCTTCCGGTATTTCGAGGCGGCAGATTTCGAGCGTGATTTATAGCCTTAAGAGAAATAATTATGTTGAGATTGATAATGGCGATTCGGTGAAATTTACTAATAAAGCAAAGATTAAAATGATCGACAAATTAGTATTGGACCAGAAAGACCATAAACGCCGGCTCGTTTCGTTCGATATTCCAGAGACTAAAAAAAGACAAAGAAATGCATTTCGAAGATCGATAAAACAAATGGGCTTTCGGCAAATTCAGAAAAGTCTCTGGGTCTGCGATCGGAATATCGGTGATATGGTGGAAATGCTGTCCAAAGAATATCGAGTTGAGGAATATGTGGCTTACTTTGTAGTTGAATCGTCAAATATCGAAAATTACATCGCAAAAATTCTATCCAAAAATCCCGGTCACAAACCAGTAGAGCGAGAATCCGTTAATGATAAAATCCAATCGTCGAAATATAAACGATCGTCGATAAATCGACGATAA
- a CDS encoding class I SAM-dependent methyltransferase, producing MNKTAQRLSKRWPPFLHKVVEAPYESADVILRMLRYNPEKAMAKYPRLREIKDASEISRVFARYGPHGIFTVSDKELPRVMAAVGDNYGVLMTVEDHAWIMDNLLEQLRSPASFLDVGCGVCPYTAFLVREGYLRGQVVGVDQMPEILGRAREVFERAQASHPLVLGTALRLPFADASFEHVFCNDALHWIKGWRRALNEMCRVLAPGGRLFVCYSVKFTRTLITERGIIEELAKHGIKPAFVSFDAVGSQTPRTIVTGCKE from the coding sequence ATGAACAAGACCGCCCAAAGACTTTCGAAGAGGTGGCCGCCCTTTCTCCACAAAGTTGTGGAGGCGCCGTATGAATCGGCGGACGTGATCTTGCGCATGCTCCGATACAATCCAGAGAAGGCGATGGCAAAGTATCCCCGGCTTCGTGAGATCAAGGACGCATCGGAGATCAGCCGGGTCTTTGCGCGCTATGGCCCCCATGGCATCTTCACGGTATCGGACAAGGAGCTGCCGAGGGTGATGGCAGCAGTCGGTGACAACTATGGGGTGCTCATGACCGTCGAGGACCACGCCTGGATCATGGACAACCTCCTGGAGCAGCTCAGGAGTCCCGCGTCGTTTCTCGATGTGGGATGCGGAGTTTGTCCCTACACCGCTTTCCTGGTCCGTGAGGGATACCTTCGCGGCCAGGTGGTGGGAGTCGACCAGATGCCCGAAATACTTGGCCGCGCAAGAGAAGTCTTCGAGCGCGCACAGGCATCTCACCCACTGGTCCTCGGGACTGCGCTCCGGCTTCCGTTTGCAGATGCGTCCTTCGAACACGTGTTCTGCAACGATGCCCTGCACTGGATCAAGGGGTGGAGACGCGCACTCAACGAGATGTGCCGCGTGCTTGCACCAGGCGGACGGCTGTTTGTCTGCTACTCGGTGAAGTTCACGCGAACGCTGATCACCGAGCGCGGCATCATCGAGGAGCTGGCCAAGCACGGGATCAAGCCCGCGTTCGTCTCGTTCGACGCCGTGGGCAGCCAGACGCCCCGGACGATTGTCACCGGGTGCAAAGAATAG
- a CDS encoding M48 family metalloprotease, which yields MRGVSLLKSLVSWVGSWITFIIALAVMAGFWFGCYMAVKTWAPEYLHYFDLGLWIAGGLAGVMLVFNEPIVVLATGASRVKEPLALGSERKLWNAVMAVSGSMMIKPRVYLLPDLGMNAISFGWGIPFMSAVGATQGAVHSLSDEELQAVMAHEVGHILNKDILISTAMAASVMVMALTGWLLMRVAPWTGGRRSSSSESSSGGIAILVFLVVGGVMYIFGRLLGSVLQAFVSRQREYVADTTSARIMGSGEPLISALRKVTGYPSIGSDVAAAAVGFLCTADPNPEDMMATHPSLSDRIYHLKDLSGE from the coding sequence ATGCGAGGCGTTAGCCTTCTGAAGTCGTTGGTGAGTTGGGTCGGAAGCTGGATCACGTTCATCATCGCGCTTGCGGTGATGGCCGGGTTCTGGTTCGGGTGCTACATGGCGGTGAAGACTTGGGCACCAGAGTATCTGCACTACTTCGATCTGGGCCTCTGGATCGCCGGGGGTTTGGCCGGGGTGATGCTCGTCTTCAACGAGCCGATCGTCGTTCTAGCCACTGGCGCCAGCCGAGTCAAGGAGCCGCTAGCCTTGGGCTCGGAGCGCAAGCTCTGGAACGCCGTAATGGCGGTAAGCGGCAGTATGATGATCAAGCCGCGCGTCTATCTGCTTCCAGACTTAGGCATGAACGCCATCAGCTTCGGCTGGGGAATCCCGTTCATGTCGGCCGTTGGAGCAACGCAAGGCGCCGTACACAGTCTAAGCGACGAAGAGCTGCAGGCCGTGATGGCACACGAGGTCGGGCACATCCTCAACAAGGACATCCTGATTTCTACCGCGATGGCCGCATCGGTCATGGTTATGGCCTTGACCGGCTGGCTTCTTATGCGGGTCGCCCCATGGACTGGCGGTAGGCGAAGCTCCTCATCAGAAAGCTCTAGCGGAGGGATCGCGATCCTGGTCTTCCTGGTCGTGGGTGGCGTGATGTACATTTTCGGCCGCCTACTGGGTAGCGTTCTGCAGGCGTTTGTCTCGCGACAGCGAGAGTATGTTGCGGATACTACCTCGGCCCGGATCATGGGATCGGGGGAGCCTCTGATCAGCGCCTTGCGCAAAGTCACCGGTTACCCCTCGATTGGGTCTGATGTTGCGGCAGCCGCCGTAGGGTTCCTTTGCACTGCAGACCCCAATCCCGAGGACATGATGGCGACGCACCCGTCGCTGTCGGACAGGATTTACCACCTGAAAGACCTGTCTGGGGAGTAA